The following is a genomic window from Verrucosispora sp. WMMD573.
GACCGCGTCCACGGCCAGCCAGGGGCGGCGGGCCTCCGGCACCGCCGCGGCGGCGGCCGGGTCGACCAGGGCCACCGGCCGACCGGCGGAGTCGGTGACCAGCAGCGCGGCCGGATGCTGCGGCCCGGAAGTCGGGTGCGTCTGCGCGGCGCGGCGCTGCGCCTCGGCCAGCGGGGTGCCGGTGGGCACGGTGTGCACCGGGCGAGCGAGGGTGGCCAGGTCGATCAGGGGGAGCCGCCGGCCGATGCGGGACATCCTGATCGACTGCCCGGCGCCGTGCCAGAGGGTGAGGGCGACAAGCGCCGTCAGCGGCAGGGCCAGCAGGCTCAGCACGTCGATCGCGTAGAGCGCCGCCACCAGCAGCGCGGTGCCGACGGCGAGGATCCGTCCGGCCCAACCGGCGACCTCGGTGGCCCGGTGCCGGTCCCGGGTCAGCGCCCAGACCACCGCGCGCAGCGCCCGACCGCCGTCCAGGGGCAGCCCGGGCAGGATGTTGAACAGCGCGACGATGACGTTGCTCGCGGCGAGTTGGAAGGCGAGTTGGTCGGCCACGGTGCGGTCGGGCAGGGCCAGCGTCGCGGCGACGGCGGCCGCGCCG
Proteins encoded in this region:
- a CDS encoding M50 family metallopeptidase; the protein is MEQRRRPRAGQRPGMRVGRILGVPLYLNASILLLALLITVLYGELAGQRLQLSPLGGYLVGAGFVLALLGSVLAHELGHALTARRFGIGVRGITLELLGGYTEMDRDAPSPRVDLLVSLAGPAVSAVLGAAAVAATLALPDRTVADQLAFQLAASNVIVALFNILPGLPLDGGRALRAVVWALTRDRHRATEVAGWAGRILAVGTALLVAALYAIDVLSLLALPLTALVALTLWHGAGQSIRMSRIGRRLPLIDLATLARPVHTVPTGTPLAEAQRRAAQTHPTSGPQHPAALLVTDSAGRPVALVDPAAAAAVPEARRPWLAVDAVARTLADLPAMPVDTDGERVLETVQTHPGAQYVVTAGEDVVGVLHIADLAQLLEPHRKMNT